In Helianthus annuus cultivar XRQ/B chromosome 3, HanXRQr2.0-SUNRISE, whole genome shotgun sequence, a single window of DNA contains:
- the LOC110928104 gene encoding uncharacterized protein LOC110928104: MTDTSPPPPPPDNQRFQSLPNIANFVSVKLTYENYLTWKHQLVTILKTMGLLEHISSTPPPSISDTDKWDHDDGYVSACINATLDASIAHLSIGTETAADLWKIIEDTFFDQVFAKRSHLRSQFQLLKQSNQSVTAYCDRAKQLSDQLNSIDDPVTDESLVLQVLNGLDHPTFDNFVLNVEHSDKQPTFAQLRSKLLNYEERLNQQKQFSTPPVAMAAVDNFGQSPVADNFRSSPSNPQLRFMCQICKKNGHEAPYCRYRYTPSNQSPGPRNNNFTNRYTGGRRGAFNGYRGRGRASGF; encoded by the exons ATGACTGATACCAGTCCTCCTCCTCCCCCTCCTGATAATCAACGGTTTCAATCTCTCCCTAATATAGCCAACTTTGTTAGTGTCAAACTAACCTATGAAAATTATCTTACATGGAAACACCAACTTGTTACCATTCTCAAAACAATGGGACTACTTGAACATATCAGTTCGACCCCACCCCCTTCCATCAGTGATACCGATAAATGGGACCACGATGATGGGTACGTCTCTGCTTGCATCAATGCAACGCTAGATGCTTCAATTGCTCATCTTTCCATCGGTACCGAAACCGCTGCGGACCTATGGAAAATCATTGAAGACACCTTTTTTGACCAAGTTTTTGCCAAACGCTCACATCTAAGAAGCCAATTTCAGTTATTAAAACAATCAAACCAATCTGTTACCGCTTATTGTGATCGAGCCAAACAACTTTCCGATCAGTTGAACTCAATCGATGACCCGGTTACTGATGAAAGTCTTGTGCTCCAAGTTTTGAATGGCCTTGACCATCCAACATTCGACAACTTTGTGTTAAATGTTGAACATTCTGATAAACAACCAACTTTTGCCCAACTACGATCTAAACTTCTAAACTATGAAGAACGCCTCAACCAACAAAAGCAATTTTCCACTCCTCCAGTAGCTATGGCTGCTGTCGATAACTTCGGGCAGTCGCCCGTTGCCGACAATTTCCGCTCCTCACCATCCAACCCTCAACTTCGTTTCATGTGTCAGATTTGCAAGAAAAATGGTCATGAAGCCCCGTATTGTCGTTACCGTTACACTCCGAGCAATCAATCCCCTGGTCCTCGTAATAACAACTTCACAAATCGTTACACCGGAGGTCGTCGCGGCGCTTTCAATGGCTACCGTGGTCGTGGCCGTGCTTCTG GTTTTTAG
- the LOC110930072 gene encoding receptor-like protein kinase HERK 1, whose amino-acid sequence MKLSIVVKLSINDDEKARKALKTANSLSGAESVSFVGPDRDQIVVTGDGIDPVELTRLLRKRVGYAELLSVGPAEAKKEESKPTVQSDPYQSEYHSYATIMETFLEEFRHLRIHLQEIKSATDNFDDKKVIGTGGFGKVYEGELLHPGRSLVAFKRLDRRFGQGNPEFWKEIMMLSRYSHENLISLLGFCDEDGEKILIYEHASNGSLDRHLGSTTFTWIQRLKICLDAARGLCYLHDDKGTQQRVLHRDIKSSNILLDEYWNAKVSDMGLSKIGPANQQHATLFTNVVGTLGYLDPLYMELGILTKESDVYSFGVVLFEVLCGRLCFETRKVGFMSLVRTWRQKYKQEKLDEIIFQALVDEIDPRCLKVYSDIAFQCLQKNREGRPTMSLVVEKLETALEFQKIYEEIKHSLE is encoded by the exons ATGAAGTTAAGTATTGTGGTGAAGCTGAGCATAAACGACGACGAGAAAGCCCGTAAAGCTCTTAAGACCGCTAATAGTCTCTCCGGCGCAGAATCAGTGTCTTTCGTTGGGCCAGATAGAGACCAGATAGTCGTGACTGGGGATGGTATTGACCCAGTTGAACTGACGAGGTTACTAAGGAAGAGGGTTGGATACGCAGAGCTGTTAAGTGTGGGTCCGGCGGAGGCAAAGAAAGAAGAATCAAAGCCCACTGTACAAAGTGATCCTTATCAGTCCGAATATCATAGCTATG CCACAATAATGGAGACTTTCTTGGAGGAGTTTCGACATCTTAGAATCCATCTTCAAGAGATTAAATCAGCCACTGACAACTTTGATGACAAAAAGGTTATCGGAACCGGTGGTTTTGGGAAGGTTTACGAAGGAGAACTTTTACACCCCGGCCGAAGCTTGGTTGCTTTTAAGCGTCTAGATCGTAGATTTGGGCAAGGGAATCCAGAGTTCTGGAAGGAAATAATGATGCTTTCTCGTTACTCGCATGAAAATCTAATCTCTCTATTGGGATTTTGTGACGAGGATGGCGAGAAGATCCTTATTTATGAGCATGCATCTAATGGAAGTCTTGATCGCCATTTAGGATCCACTACTTTTACGTGGATTCAACGTCTCAAGATATGCCTTGATGCGGCAAGAGGCCTCTGCTACTTACATGAtgacaagggcactcaacaaagAGTCCTCCACCGTGATATAAAGAGCTCCAACATCCTCTTAGATGAATACTGGAACGCCAAAGTATCTGACATGGGATTGTCAAAAATAGGGCCAGCTAATCAGCAGCACGCGACTCTTTTCACCAATGTTGTAGGTACCCTTGGATACCTAGATCCACTGTATATGGAGTTGGGTATTCTAACGAAAGAGTCGGATGTATACTCTTTTGGTGTTGTCTTATTTGAAGTATTATGTGGACGACTCTGCTTTGAGACTCGTAAAGTTGGGTTTATGAGTTTGGTACGTACGTGGAGACAAAAGTACAAACAGGAGAAGCTGGATGAGATTATCTTTCAAGCTCTGGTGGACGAAATAGATCCCAGGTGTTTAAAAGTATATTCAGACATTGCATTCCAGTGTCTGCAGAAAAATCGTGAAGGACGACCAACAATGTCTCTTGTTGTGGAAAAGCTTGAGACCGCACTTGAATTTCAGAAGATTTACGAAGAGATTAAACATTCATTAGAATAA